The following coding sequences are from one Nicotiana tomentosiformis chromosome 3, ASM39032v3, whole genome shotgun sequence window:
- the LOC104095910 gene encoding F-box protein At5g07610-like, which translates to MVSGDCTSYGGASAPIKLTLTHSRSYHKHLKQHLPISSEISPSSEQIAGSEDLLTEIFLSLPPKSLLRFQCVSKHWLSLISSSYFRGLHTRRNSTSSASTVGVFLCRHPNYDFLSLHEERLSTMGRIYDRLSDARDGKVLSNISSCNGLLCLGFKSEDAKTEFYVYNLTTGHHRFIPVPDGMVVKSMNLAFDPKRSGDCDVVCVWLSLSENRLRFSVYSSISGIWRHSTEYCNNNMELCCYRGVFWKGAIHWFSQTGPFLCFQIDSCKFKSMPSTQIPEGQWYRNIEYFGESGGHLHLIEIHKPQDIEFDILELKSDYSQWYVKYRVNLEFLTSLYPAMVNQEMYPPEDYNFPYAFTVLCFLTDEENRARLLISIPGKIVLYDMQTGIVKELADIKPDSFRLFIGGARYDCFDAYTHVESLAFV; encoded by the coding sequence ATGGTCTCCGGCGACTGTACATCGTACGGCGGTGCTAGTGCTCCGATCAAACTGACCCTTACCCACTCTCGGAGTTACCACAAACATCTAAAGCAGCATTTGCCGATTTCCTCCGAAATCTCGCCTTCGTCGGAGCAAATCGCCGGCAGTGAAGATCTGTTAACTGAAATATTCCTAAGCTTACCCCCAAAATCTCTACTTCGTTTCCAATGCGTCTCGAAACACTGGCTTTCCCTTATTTCCAGTTCCTATTTCCGCGGCCTCCACACCCGTAGGAACTCTACCTCCTCTGCTTCCACCGTCGGTGTTTTCTTGTGCCGACACCCGAACTACGATTTCCTTAGTCTTCACGAAGAACGCCTGTCTACAATGGGTCGGATTTACGACCGTTTATCCGATGCACGTGATGGCAAAGTTCTGAGTAATATCAGCTCTTGTAATGGACTTTTATGCCTCGGTTTTAAATCAGAAGATGCAAAAACCGAGTTTTACGTTTATAATCTTACTACAGGTCATCATAGGTTTATCCCAGTGCCAGACGGAATGGTAGTGAAAAGCATGAACTTGGCATTTGACCCCAAAAGATCTGGGGATTGCGATGTTGTTTGTGTTTGGTTGTCTCTATCTGAAAATCGACTTCGTTTTTCAGTGTATTCATCAATTTCTGGGATTTGGAGGCATTCAACTGAGTACTGTAATAATAATATGGAATTATGTTGCTACCGTGGAGTTTTCTGGAAAGGGGCTATACACTGGTTTAGTCAAACAGGACCTTTTTTGTGTTTTCAAATTGATAGCTGTAAATTTAAATCAATGCCTAGTACTCAAATTCCAGAAGGTCAGTGGTACAGGAATATTGAGTATTTTGGGGAATCGGGTGGGCATTTGCATCTTATTGAAATTCATAAGCCTCAAGATATTGAGTTTGATATTTTGGAGTTGAAAAGTGATTATTCTCAGTGGTATGTGAAGTATCGTGTTAACTTGGAATTTTTGACCAGTTTGTATCCAGCTATGGTGAATCAAGAAATGTATCCTCCTGAAGATTATAACTTTCCGTATGCATTTACTGTGCTCTGTTTTCTAACAGATGAGGAAAATAGGGCAAGGCtgttgatttcaattcctgggaAAATTGTTTTGTATGATATGCAGACTGGGATAGTCAAAGAACTAGCTGATATAAAGCCTGATTCTTTCAGACTTTTTATTGGTGGTGCACGGTATGATTGCTTTGATGCCTATACACATGTTGAGTCACTGGCTTTTGTTTGA